The following proteins come from a genomic window of Montipora foliosa isolate CH-2021 chromosome 2, ASM3666993v2, whole genome shotgun sequence:
- the LOC137993326 gene encoding uncharacterized protein, with the protein MSDVNHGESETCDELLDELKKFLQDGCGCTLGPKNGPCCRQFPEETVLFNLNNCLELSSLELDLVILTSIQAFTRSECIGGKRRPRCTFYFQSKAICKEMFLHFYGISYSRFRRLKEHYELRGISPRQHGNTKRLPENTLPQATIEDVHSFLANYVEENAIVLPGRIPGFKSDEVKVLSSCETKIGVWRTYEAACRASNKRSVGSSTFLQMWGQFYPDVVVSKPMTDLCVTCQQNTNRLQRAANLPESEKEELLRDHQDHIKSAQREREFYRSSCTNSQETLDNIGGYALCHTNRNVCSLKATIHYSFDFAQQVHIPSNPMQPGPIYFKTPRKCGIFGVMCEAIPQQVNFLIDEAATTGKGANATISYVHYYFKHHGLGETDAHLNADNCAGQNKNNFFVWYLAWRIMMNLHDTVLYSFLIAGHTKFGPDRCFGMIKKSYKVTYVSSIFEMARLVENSSSIGINKAQLVGTHDGRVIVPVYDWTSFLEPFFKRIPNIKKYHHFRFSKDSPGMVFCKELVTSPEQSFMLLKDQVNLPPPSVLPPTIRPDGLSQERKNYLFREIRQFCKPGTEDLVAPAP; encoded by the coding sequence ATGTCTGATGTTAATCACGGAGAAAGCGAAACTTGCGATGAATTACTTGATGAACTTAAGAAATTTCTTCAAGATGGTTGCGGATGTACTCTTGGTCCAAAGAACGGGCCTTGTTGCCGACAGTTTCCAGAAGAAACAGTTCTGTTTAATTTGAACAACTGCCTCGAACTGTCAAGTTTAGAGCTAGATTTGGTTATTTTAACAAGCATCCAGGCGTTCACTCGAAGTGAGTGTATTGGTGGCAAAAGGCGTCCTCGATGTACATTTTACTTCCAATCTAAAGCAATTTGTAAGGAAATGTTTTTGCACTTCTATGGAATAAGCTACTCGCGATTCCGACGCCTAAAAGAACACTACGAGCTGCGCGGTATTTCTCCGCGTCAACATGGGAACACTAAACGACTCCCGGAAAACACACTTCCCCAGGCAACCATTGAAGACGTTCACTCATTTTTAGCAAACTATGTGGAGGAGAACGCCATTGTTTTGCCTGGCAGGATACCTGGATTTAAAAGTGACGAAGTGAAGGTGCTCTCGTCATGTGAAACAAAGATCGGTGTTTGGCGAACGTACGAGGCAGCCTGTCGAGCTTCGAACAAACGATCAGTCGGCTCCTCCACATTTCTTCAAATGTGGGGACAATTTTATCCTGATGTGGTAGTTTCAAAACCAATGACAGATCTATGTGTAACTTGTCAGCAGAACACTAACAGACTTCAACGTGCAGCCAATCTTCcggaaagtgaaaaagaagaaCTACTCAGGGATCATCAGGATCACATCAAGTCTGCTCAACGTGAAAGAGAATTTTACAGGAGCTCTTGCACAAACTCTCAGGAAACATTAGACAACATCGGAGGCTATGCATTGTGTCACACAAACCGGAATGTTTGTTCACTGAAGGCGACGATACATTATTCTTTTGACTTTGCTCAGCAAGTCCACATCCCCAGCAATCCTATGCAACCGGGCCCTATTTACTTTAAAACTCCCCGAAAATGCGGAATATTTGGAGTGATGTGTGAGGCAATTCCACAGCAAGTCAACTTTTTAATTGACGAGGCTGCTACAACTGGAAAAGGAGCGAATGCGACCATTAGCTACGTccattattattttaaacatcACGGACTCGGAGAGACGGACGCACATCTCAACGCCGACAACTGCGCTGGCCAGaataaaaacaatttctttgtatGGTACCTAGCCTGGAGAATTATGATGAACCTCCATGACACAGTCCTGTACTCGTTCCTTATTGCTGGCCACACGAAATTTGGGCCAGATCGTTGCTTTGGGATGATTAAAAAATCATACAAAGTCACCTACGTATCGTCTATTTTCGAGATGGCGCGCCTGGTTGAAAACTCAAGCAGTATTGGGATCAACAAAGCCCAGCTCGTGGGAACTCACGATGGAAGAGTCATTGTTCCAGTGTACGACTGGACATCCTTTCTGGAACCGTTCTTTAAGAGAATCCCAAATATCAAGAAGTATCACCATTTCCGATTTTCAAAGGACAGTCCAGGAATGGTCTTCTGCAAAGAGTTAGTAACAAGTCCCGAACAGTCGTTTATGTTGTTGAAAGATCAAGTGAATCTACCTCCTCCCTCTGTTCTTCCACCTACGATCAGACCCGATGGTCTCTCACAAGAGCGTAAGAACTACCTGTTCCGGGAGATACGCCAATTTTGTAAACCTGGTACAGAGGACTTAGTGGCTCCCGCACCTTGA